The Mytilus edulis chromosome 4, xbMytEdul2.2, whole genome shotgun sequence nucleotide sequence ttcttatttaatgAAACGGTAATTTTCAGATACGAAATAATTCGCCTAAATCACAAACACtttttaagattaattttgatCATAAGACAAACTGTTGCTTCAATTTCAACGCATCAACTACTTATTGCGGTATAACGTTTTTCTTTTttgcagcattttttttttatgtatattgatTTGTTAAATGTACTAAATAAAGTGTTTAACAATAGACAGACATGATTTACACTAGAACAGCACATTGAATCATATTATGTATGTGTATGTGCAAGCACAAACGGAAACTGTCTACCGGGTGGTATATCACCCTACTAGTGCGTCTTGTGGTTGGTCGAATAGTCACAAATACCAATTTTTGAGAGTATTTTGTTTTGGCCCAGGCAGGGATGGAACCAAGGGCCTTTGCACTCAATAATAAAATTGggaaagaaaatggggaatgtgtcaaataaactcatcatagataccaggaatgaattttgtatatacgccagacgcgcgtttcgtctacaaaagactcatcagtgacgctcgaatccaacaaagttcgcattttacatttagaggactgtcttagtgtctccaatttgtctttgAAAAAGATGAccgaagttcatgtaatgagattttttttccatttcaccattcttttaaataaatcgttaaaagctataaaaagtaaaaacacaaaaataccgaactccgaggaaaattcaaaaaggaaaatcaaaaatcaaatggcaaaatcaaaagtccaaacacatcaaacgaatgggtaacaactgtcatattcctgacttggtacaggcattttctaatgtagacgattaataaaaattgaaaaatttaagcTGTGTCGAATCTATGTCCCCGGccggagtctatagcaacatgcactattcttttttttcattttcggcAGCCATTAacatctttttccaaatttcaccacacgatttgttttaattataatgaacattttaaatgaaactttagcacatataacgtcggaaattagcgttTTTCGGATTTTCGACGTTTTCAGACatttggacaaattggctaccgttttgtaatgtgtagaagcattttattcctttaagacctaAATATGTAGTAAATAAGAAAAGAATGTTGGCATTTGGTaatcttcgtgtatctaacttttgttttgatcaattataaagTACTAATTGAAATATCagttaaaaaatacgcgttaactgctttaaaaaatgaaatatcaacttgaacaaaatggctaccgcttgaaaaacgactgtgtagagaagattttatagagtctgcaatatttgaactcataAACAATGaagcaaatatttgtacttttgatggatgttattattattttgctgtttttattcattttctgctatatctacttataaaattcactttcagtcgttgagttaacgaaaaacgtcgttggacatttttcttatcccagcttaatatgcagccaccgagtcaaatgaaatttggcaaaataacggctttgacaacacaaagaaccgacacatgtcgttgttcctgccaaggatcaggaagatcagagaataagaataggatcactatacataagagttacAACAGTTTTTcctaaatgtaacgttggacatccgttttcaCATAGCATTGTTATTTTCTACTATTAATATTAACAAATTGCCTGGTTGTGCGTTATTTCCACGCAGTTGTTTCTTGGTTTGCTAGCTCGGTGATATGATACAGTTACAGTTGAGAAAATCACGtcgctaacgtaaaatgttaaaaaaaagttcaccGTGGGGactatcaaaactgtatcgtatgcccttaaacaaTTGTATAAGATTTTGTGTGAACTGCCTctggtattttgtttttattttgcaatgGTCTAGAATGCCCACTCTCGGGTGTTTGACCCTCCAACCACCACGAGTACATGAGAGACCGTTTCGAATATTTATACTGGTGTACTAGTTCGAATTGTTGGATTAAAATAAAGTTCTTGTCTTCTCGAAAAAGTGGAATGCCCTTCTTCTGTTGGTATCTGGTCCTGTTTGATTTATAATTCTTATTTTGATGCCATTGAATATTTTGCAGAACCTGAGAAGGATACCAATAACATATTGTTGATGGTAGGGATAGCGGCAGGTGCCCTTATATTCCTGGCTGTTCTGATACCCCTTGTCGTATTTATGTGTCGTAACTGCTGCTTGAAGGGGGCTGTATCTCCGGACCAAGAGGAGGAAgaggacaaaaataaaataaaaaagaaggtaaaatatcaatagttttctCATTATAAGGTAAAAAAGAAGgtaaaatatcaatagttttttttcgtttcaattgttttacttttAGGGGACTGGGTTTTGCTCATTCTATAAGAATGTACGATGATTTGTACGTCATTTGGTCAccgttggagagttgtctctatGGTAAACGATGACCATTATTTGCTAATTTTTACGTCATTTGGTCAccggtggagagttgtctctatGGTAActataccacgtcttcttattttgttttaatatatcacAGTATAGATGTTTCGTACAACGGAAATTTATCTTCAAGCATTTTATAGTTAATGGACAATCTATACCGATTCATTTGTATATTAAGTATGTTGTTTACTGCATTCCCATTTACTGGTTTGCAAACCATATTCGTCAAACAAAAGAAAACCGATTGACCTCAACAGCCACATTTACCAAAAATCAGTttggaaaaatcaaaataaggTACATCCCATTTCTTGTTAGTTTTTATTCGACAATTGAGGAAGTAAAATTTCAAAGATAATTACACCAAAttgaataaatatgataaatacatGAAAATGCGATTTAGAAGGAAATGACGCATATATTGACTTGCAGTCAGAAATAGGTAATTGACAGAGCTAATAAAAGTAGAGATATATCGGTTGACGAGAAGATTGAATTTGTCACAAGGGAAATGTTTTATTTCTGATGCAAGAAAGTATTCATTTTGTTCCATGAAAAGGGTTTTCTGGCAAATTATAGGTTGTTTTCGACATTCAGGATTTCAATTTTCCTAAATAATGAAAGCAAATTAAACATTAGTTCTATCCTTTAGCCTGGTACCCTCGTTATCAGAATAATATTGATATAATACAAATCTTTTGATTTTTAATCCGTCAAGTATAATGGTAGTAATTTGAATCCAGGAAAAAAACTTTCAAGCTCCTGTCCTCTAGCAATGTTTTGTTTTCCAAGTAATTATTCCATCAGACAAGCCTAATGGGTAGATACATCGTAAAAGAGAAAGACTGATTATAAATCGCctatttttgaaattgtaattaGATTGTTTTTCTTAAGGTATATAAACGAGAAACGTTACGTTATTTATACTGTATCTTTTGAGTTCTAAATCTATAGTATATTAATTATAAACACATCAATATGAATTAGAATATTAACATTTCTGTTTTAGTACATCTCTGCACGTCAAATAACCTTGCTTAACCCTATAAATCACATAAAGTAATTGTAATGggaaattacaaattttatcacGTCACGAACAAAGTGTTATATATTCTGTGAACACACGGAAGCCGTCTTACACAGTTCTATTTCAATCTAAATTCAATTTTCTTCCGAATTTTTATACTTTTCTAACACTAAAACGGTAAATTACTTATTTAAGTTATTGAGATCTATAACTATATAACGGTTATTTGATTCATTGTACAACAAAATCTTGATAACTCCTAGCATGCcatataaatacaataaagtaCTGTGAATCATCACATGCCTTATAAAGTGCTACAAAGTCTTTAATAATGATTCACCACATGCCATATAAAGTACTGCACAGTCATGATGACTTCTTACATGTCATTGTTTATATAtacctttgtatatatataattctattactgttgtgaaaataattgtatagaTTTCGAGATTGCAAGTGCGCCACTGTTTGTGCTGCGTGTTGATGAAttatgttcgttgttgttcttCAGTTTGCATATTGTGCCGATTAGTATATTATTTGTTTATGCTTTTCTCTGTGGTGAGTGTTCTTGCATGTGTTTGAGCTGTATTTCTGCAGGTAGTGATGTCGTTTTAGAGATATTTTTTGATCATTttcatataagcgggaggtttggctagtcaTTAGAACCAGATTCAACTCACCATTTTGtcctaaaatgtcctgtactaagtcaggaatatggcagttgttatcaaacagttcgtttctatgtatttaTGCTCGGGGTTGCCtctgttgcactttagtgttcctgttgttcgtttgttttcctcttatagttgatgtatttccttcagttttagtttataacccgatttgtttttctcttaatcgattaatgacttttgaacaccagtatagtactgttgcctttattgatttTCTATATCCTTATTTCATTAATAttgacgagttatatatatatatatatatatatatatacgctaagcggtgttgtcgtagaagttagaaacaAAAAGTACAGGTTCaagccccggcgccggggaggaagttacgaatcaaatctactctaacagcgttaggttgattttctaggcacttttaTTACatatcttacattgttgggttgatgtttagacgagttgtatatacataatgtacacagccatgtatcaccatcattgctggtgatccgatggataaatctgttgtagagttgtcactgactcagacatacttatatatatacaactcgtctaaacatcaacccaacaaagttagatctgtaaatttgctttcggaaattttttgttcttccctcgcaggGATTCGAAACCgtgctactgagatattgtgacacctgcactgtagccgtcccgctagaccacacgaccacctgggcttcacaataataaagctttcggtggtcttgtgttacctttcctcgtcagtatatatatatatatatatatatatataatttgcacAACGgtttttagactgatataattttttccttatctgcatagtatcgtctattctagacgatccggtacatagtaaatttgctggttggtcctttttatagacttctatatatatatataagattttaAGGAGCGTTTATGCTTCTGAGCCTGACATTATATTCTCGAGATTGAACAAAAATTATTTGGCTTAATGTATTGTTATGCCGATAACTAATGCATCTCACGTCTACAAATCTTGTTTTACTGATAACAACATACAGAGAATATATCATTTCACAATAGCATCGCATTAAAACCTAATGTTTAGGCTTTGATAATATCATTGTGTTGATGCAATGGCTCGTAAAATTCTAATTAATCgaattttattgtttaaagtaACGACTTTtctgttgattttattttgtatcaacCCTTTCCGTTATCAAGCAGAAATGTCAGATATTTATGggatttatatttgtattattcaaaataaaaataaactattagGGAGTATATTAAAAACCATCTGGCAATGAAATGATTATAGGTGTACGCTACGCTAAACATAGCAATATCAGTGATTAACATAGAACACTTATTGTTTGTTGTCTTAACAATTGCAATTGCCTTTTAAAAATTGCAGAAAGTATGAATATCTATAAAAACAAGTCACGAAAAAAACACTACTTTTTTCTACAAATGTTCTGAATTTCGACCTGAGTAAAAGCAGCTGAAAGATGTTAGGATACTGTATGTAAGGTTTAAGACTCCATTTCTTTTGATGGGACGAttgagaaataaaataaaataacaaaaatacaaagagAAATCGAAACGGAAAGTTCGTTagcaaatggcaaaatttaagagctcaaacacatcaaacaaatgaagaaaaaaaaaaacaatcgtcATATTCATGAATCTTCTTCCTGttattttttgattttataaagtGTTTCCACATTCGACAGAATCGTTTTGTTCGCTCTCTTACTCATACATATGTTCTTTTGGTATTGTGATGGCCTACGAGATATACTGCTCGTAATCCTCTCCATTAATTGATTATGATTAGTAAAATGATTTGCAATGAAATCGTTCAGCGTTAGCTGATATACATACATAAGTCAGTTATTTATCTAAATAGCACTTaatattgattatttttgttaCAGGAAGCTTTTAGACCGCTGGAtgagaatgaaaataaaactgTCACAAAATATGACAGACGAATGTCGACCGATACGTTGTTATCCATTGATAACTATGATATAGATGAAGTAAATGACACAAGAAAAGTGAAATCTAGACATCGCAGACTCTCAAAGAGAGCCTTGTCATATACAGACGACAAGATAGCGGAAgatgcaaaacaagttcaaaatAATGTACAAGTAGACAAAGTTCCGATAATGAGAGATGAATCTATTCAAGAAGTCAAAGAACCAGACCACCATGAAGACAATGTCTTTATTGATGACAATGAAATACGACAGGCTAAAAGCGATGGAGAAGCAAATAGTCTGACAGACAAACCAACAGTGACAAGTAACATATATGTTCTTAAtgcaaacatacaaacaaaaatattcacGTCAAAGAAAAGTAGAATATCGCCtaattttgaaaaagatttttCGTTCATGCACGATGCAATTAAAGATGAAAGCTCATTACATGATCCAAATGTGAGGAGTGCTACTGCTTTCAATGTGATAAAAAAGCCCGCGCAAACAACACCTAGAGTGGTATTACTTGAACCATGGTAGTTAAGTGTTAACCAAATAACTGTGCGACAGATTTACGCTAGTTTTCTAGTTCCTTCAACAAAATACGATGTGATCACCGAAAAGCATTGTATGAACTTAGTATTCCATGAAAAGCAAACAATATGAT carries:
- the LOC139521218 gene encoding PH domain-containing protein DDB_G0287875-like, encoding MPTTTTVTTTTTTTQPTTTTTIPTTTTTIPTTTTTQPTTRTTQTTTTTTQKTTKPTTPTTTTQTTTRTTKVTTPTKQQSKLSTSATQVEALEEPEKDTNNILLMVGIAAGALIFLAVLIPLVVFMCRNCCLKGAVSPDQEEEEDKNKIKKKEAFRPLDENENKTVTKYDRRMSTDTLLSIDNYDIDEVNDTRKVKSRHRRLSKRALSYTDDKIAEDAKQVQNNVQVDKVPIMRDESIQEVKEPDHHEDNVFIDDNEIRQAKSDGEANSLTDKPTVTSNIYVLNANIQTKIFTSKKSRISPNFEKDFSFMHDAIKDESSLHDPNVRSATAFNVIKKPAQTTPRVVLLEPW